Proteins from one Chloroflexota bacterium genomic window:
- a CDS encoding MutS family DNA mismatch repair protein, whose translation MIFPPEQVYQQRCDKFDQQRSLYEQRSRRNGNLNLILAIATMICLGLAIWRGNPGLYLATGALAVGFVVSFSFHARVNRLVSRYRILADINEQGIFRLQRTWNKMRRPGPFPTAQQPALLDSGTADDLDLLGYASLEHLLATPNTPVGKATLRQWILTPAGPETVRQRQAAVTELAPLIEFRDEVGLHGRLLGPSQGDYEQFMDWAGGSNWLDQRPWLIWMVRLLTLLVIGLGIALLLGVPTVPALLAVLLVNMLLTFTLGVRAKSDVERVAARQNVFRAYAGMFELISDQPFKSPALRDLQQQLAAGDLSAADQMRRLGRLMPLADIRRWMFFFIVEIFTLWSFHLLWLLERWQRSAGHQVSSWLAVLGEVEALIALATLRHDHPDWVFPEIVEHGAARLTVKALAHPLLPPAEAVPNDVVVGPPGSFLLVTGSNMSGKSTLLRAIGVNMVLAQMGGPVSASQLRLPPLAIATSMRVQDSLEQGVSYFMAELRRLKAIVDMADRQEERQGRPLLYLLDEILQGTNTSERRVAARQVINHLLATGAIGVVSTHDLTLADSPELTVASVPVHFTESFIDGADGPTMTFDYTLRPGIATSTNALKLMALVGLTTDN comes from the coding sequence ATGATATTTCCACCTGAACAGGTTTACCAGCAGCGCTGCGACAAGTTCGACCAGCAACGTTCGCTCTACGAACAACGCAGCCGGCGCAACGGCAATTTAAACTTGATCCTGGCGATCGCCACCATGATCTGCCTGGGACTGGCGATATGGCGTGGCAACCCTGGCCTTTACCTGGCAACCGGCGCGCTCGCCGTCGGGTTTGTGGTCTCCTTCTCGTTTCATGCCCGGGTCAATCGTCTTGTTTCGCGCTACCGCATCCTGGCTGACATCAACGAACAGGGTATATTCCGGCTTCAGCGCACATGGAACAAGATGCGACGCCCGGGGCCTTTCCCAACCGCGCAGCAGCCAGCACTACTCGATTCTGGCACCGCCGACGATCTGGACCTGCTGGGCTACGCGTCCCTGGAACACCTGCTTGCCACGCCCAATACCCCGGTGGGAAAAGCAACCCTGCGCCAGTGGATACTGACCCCTGCCGGGCCTGAAACGGTCAGGCAGCGCCAGGCCGCTGTAACAGAACTGGCCCCTTTGATCGAATTCCGCGATGAGGTAGGCCTGCATGGCAGACTACTGGGTCCAAGCCAGGGAGACTACGAGCAGTTTATGGACTGGGCCGGTGGCTCGAACTGGCTGGACCAGCGGCCCTGGTTGATCTGGATGGTCCGCCTGTTGACGCTGCTTGTGATCGGCCTTGGCATCGCCCTGCTCTTGGGAGTCCCCACCGTGCCGGCGCTGCTGGCCGTGTTGCTGGTGAACATGCTGCTAACCTTCACGCTGGGTGTGCGCGCAAAGAGCGATGTGGAACGGGTGGCGGCTCGCCAGAACGTCTTTCGGGCGTATGCCGGGATGTTCGAACTCATCAGCGATCAGCCGTTCAAATCACCAGCACTACGCGATCTGCAACAACAGCTCGCCGCGGGCGATCTCAGCGCGGCCGACCAGATGCGGCGCCTGGGCAGGTTGATGCCCCTGGCCGACATACGTCGCTGGATGTTCTTTTTTATCGTCGAGATTTTTACCCTCTGGAGTTTTCACCTGCTCTGGTTGCTGGAGCGTTGGCAGCGCAGTGCGGGCCATCAGGTGAGCAGCTGGTTGGCGGTTCTGGGTGAGGTCGAGGCCTTGATCGCCCTGGCAACCCTGCGCCACGACCACCCTGATTGGGTATTCCCTGAAATCGTCGAACATGGTGCTGCTCGTCTGACGGTAAAAGCCCTGGCCCACCCGTTGTTACCCCCGGCTGAGGCCGTGCCCAATGACGTAGTCGTGGGTCCGCCTGGCAGCTTTTTACTGGTCACCGGCTCCAATATGTCTGGCAAGAGCACCTTGCTGAGAGCCATTGGCGTCAACATGGTCCTGGCGCAGATGGGCGGGCCCGTCAGCGCCAGCCAGCTGCGTCTACCGCCACTTGCCATCGCCACCAGCATGAGGGTGCAGGACTCGCTGGAGCAGGGTGTCTCCTATTTCATGGCCGAACTGCGCCGTCTCAAGGCCATCGTCGATATGGCCGACCGCCAGGAAGAACGGCAAGGGCGCCCGTTACTCTACCTTCTGGACGAGATACTGCAAGGCACCAACACCAGCGAGCGCCGGGTGGCTGCCCGACAAGTGATCAACCATCTACTGGCAACGGGCGCTATCGGTGTGGTTTCCACCCATGATTTGACCCTGGCCGATTCTCCGGAGCTGACGGTTGCCAGCGTACCTGTGCACTTTACCGAGTCGTTCATCGACGGCGCCGATGGGCCAACCATGACCTTCGATTACACGCTACGGCCAGGCATCGCTACCTCCACCAACGCGCTTAAGCTGATGGCGCTGGTGGGATTGACCACTGACAATTGA
- a CDS encoding CopG family transcriptional regulator has protein sequence MDTQNITLSLPKAILMKVKVIAVQQQISVSGLLTRELQRLVRQEEAYGHAHRRHMQLLDRASDLGTNGEIKTSRDELHERR, from the coding sequence ATGGATACGCAGAACATAACCTTATCGCTTCCCAAAGCGATCCTGATGAAGGTAAAAGTCATCGCGGTACAACAACAAATATCTGTATCCGGTCTATTGACCAGGGAGTTGCAACGATTGGTTCGGCAAGAGGAAGCCTATGGGCATGCCCATAGGCGTCACATGCAATTGCTTGACCGCGCCAGTGATTTAGGCACCAATGGCGAGATCAAAACGAGTCGGGATGAACTACATGAGCGACGCTGA
- a CDS encoding PIN domain-containing protein gives MSDADRYQLVDTNILIFAHDSSAGEKNRRANALLRRLWQERNGCLSVQVLQEFYVNVTQKVAQPLNPALAAQIIADLSVWRVHQPGVEDVLDAIQIQSRYQLSFWDAMIVNSALQLGCQTIWTEDMNTGQSYDGVIAENPF, from the coding sequence ATGAGCGACGCTGACCGATACCAGTTGGTTGACACGAACATTCTCATTTTTGCTCACGATAGTTCGGCCGGGGAAAAAAACAGACGGGCAAACGCCCTTCTTCGCCGGTTGTGGCAGGAACGCAACGGATGTCTGAGTGTTCAAGTGCTTCAGGAGTTCTACGTAAACGTCACGCAGAAGGTTGCTCAACCATTGAATCCCGCGTTGGCTGCCCAGATCATTGCCGATCTTTCAGTCTGGCGAGTACACCAGCCTGGTGTGGAGGATGTACTCGATGCCATTCAGATTCAGAGCCGATACCAACTCTCCTTTTGGGACGCGATGATTGTTAACAGTGCCCTCCAGCTCGGTTGCCAAACCATCTGGACTGAGGATATGAACACCGGACAGAGCTACGATGGCGTCATTGCGGAAAACCCGTTTTAG
- the cysK gene encoding cysteine synthase A codes for MRFARDLTELIGNTPLLRLARLAPDSLIYGKCEHLNPLSLKDRPVLQIIQDAEEKGLLRPGDTLIEATSGNTGMAVAAIAAVRGYRSLLVMSEIQSLERRQVLQALGAELVLTPASDGTKGARERLKKILAQHPEYFYVGQHVNPSNPRAHYLTTGPEIWRDSAGQVAVLVAALGTGGTICGAGRYLKEENPAVQLIAVEPQEAPFISQGKFQPHRMMGTAPGFVPDTLDRGIIDEIFLVSEAQAFETCRRIARREGLLVGISSGAAAFAATQVAIRPEYQGKVIVCVLADTGQRYLSVEGLFVPQRT; via the coding sequence ATGCGATTCGCCCGCGACCTGACCGAACTGATCGGCAACACCCCCTTGTTGCGCCTGGCCCGGCTGGCGCCGGACTCCCTTATCTACGGCAAGTGCGAACACCTCAACCCCCTTAGCCTGAAGGATCGACCCGTTCTTCAGATCATCCAGGATGCGGAGGAAAAGGGCTTGCTGAGGCCAGGGGACACTTTGATCGAGGCCACCAGCGGCAATACCGGCATGGCTGTCGCAGCTATCGCGGCTGTCAGGGGTTATCGTTCGCTGCTGGTCATGTCGGAGATTCAGAGCCTCGAGCGGCGGCAGGTGTTGCAGGCCCTGGGCGCCGAACTGGTTCTAACGCCAGCGTCGGATGGCACCAAGGGCGCGCGGGAGAGGTTGAAAAAAATCCTGGCGCAACATCCTGAATACTTCTACGTCGGCCAACATGTCAATCCTTCCAATCCCAGGGCTCACTATCTGACCACCGGGCCGGAAATCTGGCGAGACTCCGCCGGCCAGGTGGCGGTTTTGGTCGCGGCCCTGGGTACAGGAGGCACGATCTGTGGCGCGGGCCGTTATCTGAAGGAAGAAAACCCCGCCGTGCAACTGATTGCCGTCGAGCCGCAGGAGGCCCCATTTATCTCGCAGGGCAAGTTTCAGCCCCACCGGATGATGGGCACCGCTCCTGGTTTTGTGCCCGATACCCTGGACCGCGGGATCATCGACGAGATCTTTCTGGTGAGCGAGGCGCAGGCCTTTGAGACCTGTCGCCGGATCGCCCGTCGCGAGGGGCTGCTGGTCGGTATTTCGTCCGGCGCAGCTGCATTTGCGGCGACCCAGGTGGCTATCCGGCCGGAATATCAGGGCAAGGTAATCGTCTGTGTTTTGGCCGATACCGGCCAGCGCTATCTGAGCGTGGAAGGGCTTTTTGTGCCCCAAAGGACTTGA
- a CDS encoding threonine/serine dehydratase — translation MTEHLLPTLQDVLKARTHVYRYLKPTPLTHYAGLSQLVGAQVWVKHENHQPVGAFKVRGGLNLVANLSSEERKGGLFTASTGNHGQSIAFAARANGVQATIAMPEQSNPGKVAAMQGLGATVVFHGKDFDTAREWIARVAEERGGRFLGPTDEPLIHGVGTYALEILEDLPDADAIIVPVGAGSGVSATSIVARSINAAIQVIGAQSAQAPAMQLSWAAAEPVTAPTTTFAEGVATRVPFENTRRIMRAFLDDFVLVEDRDIEDAIVLLLEHTHNLAEGAGAIPLAAALNLKDRLAGKKVVLVQSGGNLSIENLRRILDARK, via the coding sequence ATGACGGAACACCTGCTGCCAACACTTCAGGATGTGCTAAAAGCCCGGACTCACGTCTATCGCTATCTCAAGCCCACGCCCCTGACCCACTACGCAGGCCTGAGCCAGCTTGTCGGCGCCCAGGTCTGGGTCAAACATGAGAACCACCAGCCGGTCGGTGCCTTCAAAGTGCGCGGCGGGCTGAACCTGGTTGCCAACCTCAGCTCGGAAGAGCGCAAAGGGGGCCTCTTCACTGCGTCGACAGGCAATCACGGCCAGAGTATCGCCTTTGCTGCCCGGGCCAACGGGGTACAGGCAACCATAGCCATGCCGGAGCAGTCCAATCCTGGCAAGGTGGCTGCCATGCAGGGGCTGGGGGCCACGGTAGTCTTTCACGGCAAGGACTTCGACACGGCCCGCGAGTGGATCGCCAGGGTGGCGGAGGAGCGGGGCGGTCGTTTCCTTGGCCCCACCGATGAGCCACTGATCCACGGCGTTGGCACCTATGCCCTGGAGATTCTCGAAGACCTGCCCGATGCAGATGCGATCATCGTGCCGGTAGGAGCGGGTAGCGGCGTGTCTGCCACCAGCATCGTTGCCAGGAGTATCAATGCAGCTATCCAGGTCATTGGCGCCCAATCGGCCCAGGCGCCTGCCATGCAGTTGAGCTGGGCGGCTGCTGAACCTGTCACGGCGCCCACTACGACCTTTGCCGAAGGGGTGGCGACCCGGGTGCCCTTCGAGAACACGCGGCGTATCATGCGCGCCTTCCTGGATGATTTTGTGCTGGTGGAGGACCGCGATATCGAAGACGCCATTGTCCTGCTCCTGGAGCACACCCATAATCTGGCCGAAGGAGCGGGTGCGATTCCGCTGGCCGCTGCATTGAACCTGAAGGATCGACTGGCTGGCAAAAAGGTCGTCCTGGTACAGAGTGGTGGCAACCTGTCCATCGAGAATCTTCGACGGATCCTGGACGCCAGAAAGTGA
- a CDS encoding class I SAM-dependent methyltransferase: protein MKRVETASESSNRSFDELIAEALEADFSGWDFSWLDGRWIDGPLPWNFRERIERYLPDVNSLYDMGTGGGEFLASLAPLPPDTWASENWSRNLPIARARLEPLGVTMVSFDSIDQLPFPDDAFDLVINRHEGYAPAEVLRILKPGGRFITQQVGGRNEFRLNELLQEDPYFKYEDWVLANAVADLEEGSFQVTKKQEAFPEARVTDIGAVVYYLRAIPWQIEDFSVERYRERLLAVHNMIQEEGYLSVHSHRFYVEAVKPV, encoded by the coding sequence GTGAAGCGAGTGGAGACTGCATCGGAATCGAGCAACAGGTCGTTCGACGAATTAATTGCTGAGGCGCTGGAGGCCGACTTCTCCGGCTGGGACTTTTCCTGGTTGGATGGTCGCTGGATCGACGGTCCTCTGCCCTGGAATTTCCGGGAACGGATCGAACGCTATCTGCCAGATGTCAATTCGTTGTACGACATGGGAACGGGCGGCGGGGAGTTCCTGGCATCGCTGGCCCCCCTGCCTCCCGACACCTGGGCCTCGGAGAACTGGTCGCGCAATCTGCCCATCGCCAGGGCCAGGCTGGAACCCCTGGGTGTGACGATGGTCAGTTTTGACTCCATTGACCAGTTGCCCTTTCCAGATGACGCCTTCGACCTGGTCATCAACCGCCACGAGGGCTATGCTCCGGCAGAGGTCTTGCGGATTCTCAAACCGGGTGGTCGCTTCATCACCCAGCAGGTGGGTGGGCGCAACGAATTCAGGCTCAACGAACTGCTGCAGGAGGATCCCTATTTCAAGTATGAGGACTGGGTGCTGGCCAACGCGGTAGCCGACCTGGAGGAGGGGAGTTTCCAGGTCACCAAGAAGCAGGAGGCCTTTCCGGAAGCCCGGGTGACCGATATCGGGGCCGTAGTCTACTACCTGCGGGCCATTCCCTGGCAGATCGAGGATTTCTCCGTGGAACGCTACCGGGAGCGGCTTCTCGCGGTGCATAACATGATCCAGGAAGAGGGATATTTGTCGGTTCACAGCCACCGTTTCTATGTGGAGGCGGTCAAGCCGGTCTGA
- a CDS encoding metallophosphoesterase family protein yields the protein MKIIIFSDLHANWQALSALQQAESRPDAILFTGDIVNFGPEPQRCLDWVRSNATAIVRGNHDHGVAFGGELGVNPGLLTEYQAMRDYTQSILPPTERAWLGDLPLSQTVALDGKRFHLVHAMPSDPLAKRLSLVTAREEVLEAELDGLDVDVLLVGHTHLPGIRKVGDTFIVNPGSLGQPRNGTPDATYAVWRDGELQIHHLHYDYPTTMRKLMMLPVDPDIIDRLQGILETGTA from the coding sequence TTGAAGATCATTATCTTTTCAGACCTGCATGCCAATTGGCAAGCCCTGTCAGCCCTGCAGCAAGCCGAGAGTCGGCCTGACGCTATCCTCTTTACCGGGGATATCGTCAACTTCGGCCCTGAGCCGCAACGATGTCTGGATTGGGTCCGGTCAAACGCAACTGCCATCGTGCGGGGAAACCATGACCATGGTGTGGCGTTCGGCGGAGAGCTGGGTGTCAATCCTGGACTCCTTACCGAATACCAGGCGATGCGCGACTATACCCAGTCGATCCTGCCGCCAACGGAGCGGGCCTGGTTGGGCGATTTGCCCCTCAGCCAGACCGTTGCGCTGGACGGGAAACGATTCCACCTGGTGCATGCCATGCCCAGCGATCCGCTGGCGAAGCGATTGTCCCTGGTCACGGCGCGCGAGGAGGTTCTGGAGGCGGAACTGGATGGCCTGGATGTGGATGTGCTGCTTGTCGGCCATACCCATTTGCCGGGTATTCGCAAGGTCGGCGATACCTTCATCGTCAATCCAGGCAGCCTCGGTCAGCCGCGCAACGGCACGCCCGATGCTACCTATGCCGTCTGGCGCGATGGCGAGCTGCAGATCCATCACCTGCATTACGACTATCCAACGACCATGCGCAAGCTGATGATGCTGCCAGTGGATCCTGATATCATCGACCGTTTGCAGGGTATTCTGGAGACGGGTACGGCCTAG
- a CDS encoding glycerol-3-phosphate dehydrogenase/oxidase yields the protein MGTQENRDTTWSRLDQAWDIIIVGGGITGAGILREASRLGLKALLLEQRDFAWGTSSRSSKLVHGGLRYLKQGKIRLTRASVRERQRLLSEGPGLIDPLGFLLTSYEGDNPGSWTFRAGLSIYDLLALQWSHRRYEPQEMQMLAPHITQDKLQGGLQYGDAQTDDARLVLRVIQEAMADGGRAINYARVESLLQDDDGQVTGVIVRDLAGDGSDELPLDSGGRTAMVTATIVINATGAWADRLRREIGQEPKIRALRGSHLIFPTWRLPVAQAISFLHPIDRRPVFIFPWEGITLVGTTDLDHDQSMDDEPRISPNEVAYLMAAVEGQFPSLNIGLKDVISTFSGVRPVVATGQADPSRESRDHVVWDERGMLTVTGGKLTTFRLIALDALKAVRDRLPQTSEPDRDRPVLDSVDVDLWPGHSLDERARRRLLGHYGLRAYELVETANPEELQRISGTDILWAELRWAARIESVIHLDDLLLRRVRLGLLLPNGGRDHLPGIRAICQEELNWSDSRWQEEESRYLTGWRESYSLPEAHEIPDWHVLLAKARFLRQATRPRGRRQTLRAPLMAGVLTLILLTLWKLQSRAWSLLGLGRPGDQTV from the coding sequence ATGGGTACTCAGGAAAATCGGGACACTACCTGGTCCCGGCTGGATCAGGCATGGGACATCATCATCGTGGGAGGCGGGATCACCGGCGCCGGTATTCTGCGCGAGGCCAGCCGGCTGGGCCTGAAAGCGCTCTTATTGGAACAGCGAGACTTCGCCTGGGGCACATCAAGCCGATCATCCAAATTGGTGCACGGTGGGCTTCGCTATCTGAAGCAGGGCAAAATCAGGCTCACTCGAGCATCGGTGCGCGAGCGCCAGCGGCTTCTCAGTGAGGGCCCGGGATTGATCGATCCGCTGGGCTTCCTGTTGACCTCCTACGAGGGCGACAATCCGGGATCATGGACCTTTCGCGCCGGGCTTTCAATCTACGATCTGCTGGCCCTCCAGTGGAGCCACAGACGTTACGAGCCCCAGGAGATGCAGATGCTGGCGCCTCACATCACCCAGGATAAACTCCAGGGAGGGCTCCAATATGGCGATGCTCAGACCGACGACGCCCGGCTGGTACTTCGTGTGATACAGGAAGCGATGGCCGATGGCGGCAGGGCGATCAACTACGCACGAGTCGAGTCGCTGCTCCAGGATGATGATGGACAGGTCACCGGTGTGATTGTTCGGGACCTTGCCGGCGATGGATCGGATGAATTGCCTCTCGACAGTGGTGGCCGAACTGCCATGGTCACAGCAACGATTGTCATCAACGCCACAGGCGCCTGGGCCGACAGGCTGCGCAGGGAGATCGGCCAGGAGCCGAAGATCCGCGCACTGCGGGGCAGTCATCTGATTTTTCCGACCTGGCGTCTTCCAGTAGCCCAGGCCATCAGCTTTCTGCACCCCATTGACCGGCGCCCGGTGTTTATCTTCCCGTGGGAGGGAATCACGCTGGTGGGCACCACCGATCTGGACCACGATCAGTCAATGGATGACGAACCTCGCATCAGTCCCAATGAGGTCGCCTACCTGATGGCCGCCGTAGAGGGACAGTTTCCGTCGCTCAACATAGGCCTGAAGGATGTCATCTCCACCTTCTCCGGCGTGCGCCCAGTAGTCGCCACCGGCCAGGCCGATCCTTCCAGGGAATCCCGTGACCATGTGGTGTGGGACGAGAGGGGTATGCTGACCGTCACCGGGGGCAAGCTCACCACCTTTCGTTTGATTGCCCTGGATGCGCTCAAGGCGGTGCGGGATCGTTTGCCGCAGACATCGGAGCCCGATCGTGACCGGCCGGTCCTGGATTCGGTCGATGTGGACCTGTGGCCTGGACACTCCCTGGATGAACGCGCCCGGAGGCGCCTGCTGGGCCACTACGGCCTCCGGGCCTATGAGTTGGTGGAGACTGCCAACCCCGAGGAATTACAGCGAATCTCGGGCACCGATATCCTCTGGGCAGAACTGCGCTGGGCAGCCAGAATCGAGTCCGTCATTCACCTCGACGATCTCCTGTTGCGGCGCGTCCGTTTGGGTCTGTTGCTGCCCAACGGCGGACGCGATCATCTGCCCGGCATTCGGGCCATTTGCCAGGAGGAACTGAACTGGAGCGATTCTCGTTGGCAGGAGGAAGAATCCAGATATCTGACTGGCTGGCGGGAATCTTATAGCCTGCCCGAAGCCCATGAAATCCCTGATTGGCACGTCCTGCTGGCCAAAGCCCGCTTTTTGCGCCAGGCAACTCGTCCCCGCGGCCGGCGCCAGACGCTTCGTGCGCCGCTGATGGCCGGCGTTTTAACCCTTATTCTGCTGACCTTGTGGAAGCTCCAGTCCAGGGCGTGGTCCCTGCTTGGCCTTGGAAGACCGGGCGATCAGACAGTCTGA
- a CDS encoding FAD-binding oxidoreductase: MQRWNGWGDNSIIYPLPARAAGFLEEFVGPGTRPADASLASVLSAVPPGRLPYHALVSLDAEDRLRHARGQSLPDWIALRSGRIATFPDGVAYPLSNQDVRELMDFAGQVGARIIPYGGGTSVVGHINPQMDQPTLTIDLSRLNRLLQYDSTSQLATFGAGVAGPDLEALLRAQGVTLGHFPQSFEYSTLGGWIATRSSGQQSLGYGRIEALFAGGVVESPAGTMTLPPFPASAAGPDLRELFLGSEGRMGILTEATVRTTPLAEREEFHAIFLPDWERAVAAARAVIQARLPLSMLRLSTPVETETMLALAGHERLIAALERLLSVRRIGKEKCMLLMGFTGNSNVVKISRQQAVAISGRFGGVHIGRRFGDQWHKGRFRTPYLRNTLWQRGYAVDTLETATAWTAVPDMVTGIENALHAALEETGERVHVFTHLSHLYPTGSSIYVTYLFRLSPDPDENLERWRCLKAAASEAIVVRGGTISHQHGVGKDHAPYLAAEKGALGMRTIRELYHQFDPAGILNPGTLLPAEGHRASEAG, from the coding sequence ATGCAGCGGTGGAACGGCTGGGGTGATAACTCGATAATCTACCCATTGCCAGCGCGGGCGGCCGGTTTCCTGGAGGAGTTTGTCGGGCCGGGCACGCGACCGGCCGATGCTTCTCTGGCAAGTGTCCTCAGTGCCGTGCCGCCAGGCCGACTTCCCTATCATGCACTGGTCTCCCTGGATGCAGAAGACCGGTTGCGCCATGCACGCGGCCAGAGCCTGCCAGACTGGATTGCCCTGCGCAGTGGCCGAATCGCCACCTTTCCTGATGGGGTTGCTTATCCGCTTTCCAACCAGGATGTCCGGGAGTTGATGGATTTTGCAGGGCAAGTTGGTGCCAGGATCATCCCCTACGGCGGTGGCACGTCAGTTGTCGGGCATATCAACCCGCAGATGGACCAGCCCACCCTCACGATCGATTTGAGCCGCCTGAATCGATTGCTCCAGTATGACAGCACCAGCCAGCTTGCCACCTTTGGAGCCGGTGTCGCCGGACCTGATCTTGAGGCACTGCTGCGGGCACAGGGAGTCACGCTGGGCCATTTTCCACAATCCTTTGAATACTCCACGCTGGGCGGCTGGATTGCAACTCGCTCAAGTGGACAACAGTCGCTGGGCTACGGCCGCATCGAGGCACTCTTTGCCGGGGGCGTGGTGGAAAGCCCGGCTGGAACAATGACCCTGCCACCGTTTCCCGCATCAGCTGCCGGCCCCGATCTTCGCGAGCTGTTTTTGGGTTCGGAAGGTCGCATGGGCATCCTCACCGAGGCAACGGTTCGAACGACGCCACTGGCTGAGCGAGAGGAGTTTCACGCGATCTTTTTGCCCGATTGGGAACGGGCAGTGGCAGCAGCCCGGGCGGTCATCCAGGCCCGTCTTCCCCTTTCCATGCTGAGACTCAGTACACCCGTTGAAACAGAAACGATGTTGGCGCTGGCCGGACATGAACGATTGATTGCGGCGCTCGAGCGCCTTCTCTCGGTGCGACGGATTGGAAAAGAGAAATGCATGCTGCTGATGGGTTTCACCGGCAACAGCAATGTCGTCAAGATTTCCCGCCAGCAGGCCGTAGCCATTTCGGGGCGGTTCGGTGGCGTGCACATCGGGCGCCGTTTCGGGGACCAGTGGCACAAGGGCAGGTTCCGCACTCCTTACTTACGCAATACACTGTGGCAGCGAGGTTATGCTGTGGACACCCTGGAAACCGCCACCGCCTGGACCGCTGTCCCTGACATGGTGACTGGCATCGAAAACGCTTTGCACGCGGCCCTGGAGGAAACAGGCGAGCGCGTGCATGTCTTCACCCACCTGTCCCACCTTTACCCCACTGGATCCAGCATCTACGTGACCTACCTGTTCAGGTTGTCGCCCGATCCTGATGAAAATCTGGAGCGTTGGCGTTGTCTCAAGGCCGCCGCGAGCGAGGCTATCGTCGTACGAGGTGGCACCATCAGCCACCAGCACGGTGTGGGAAAAGATCACGCTCCCTACCTGGCAGCTGAGAAGGGTGCACTGGGCATGAGAACCATACGCGAGCTCTATCATCAATTCGATCCCGCCGGTATTTTGAATCCTGGCACATTGTTGCCAGCAGAAGGCCACCGGGCAAGCGAAGCCGGCTGA
- the fadR gene encoding fatty acid metabolism transcriptional regulator FadR: MRSWKPPQRPAQYAEQALVNAILDDTYAPGTALPGERDLAASLGVTRPTLREALQRLARDGWLTIQQGKPTTVNDFWREGGLNVLGAMVRYGRELPPDFVPNLLKVRLHLAPAYSRAAVSRAPGTITRKLSEGIQLDDNPVAFARFDWELHHLLTIESGNPIYTLILNGFAGFYEQMACQYFALPEARAISRSFYESFQAIAINQDADSAEEISRQVMQQTILLWQQATPEQLEVVPCSGGTAGVITR; this comes from the coding sequence TTGAGATCCTGGAAACCTCCCCAACGCCCGGCACAGTACGCCGAACAGGCGCTGGTAAACGCAATTCTCGACGACACCTATGCGCCCGGCACGGCACTTCCTGGCGAACGCGACCTGGCTGCGAGCCTGGGAGTCACTCGCCCCACCCTTCGTGAGGCATTGCAGCGGCTGGCCCGGGATGGCTGGCTCACCATTCAACAAGGCAAACCTACCACTGTCAATGACTTCTGGCGCGAAGGTGGTCTCAATGTGCTCGGCGCCATGGTGAGATACGGTAGAGAGCTGCCACCCGATTTCGTACCCAACTTATTGAAGGTACGGCTACATCTGGCGCCAGCCTACTCGCGAGCGGCTGTCTCCCGAGCGCCCGGCACGATAACCAGAAAACTCAGCGAAGGCATCCAGCTGGACGACAACCCTGTCGCCTTCGCGCGCTTCGATTGGGAACTCCACCATCTCCTGACAATCGAGTCCGGCAATCCCATTTACACGCTGATTCTAAACGGTTTCGCCGGCTTCTACGAGCAGATGGCATGCCAGTACTTTGCCTTGCCCGAGGCGCGAGCCATATCACGATCGTTCTACGAATCGTTTCAGGCGATAGCCATAAACCAGGATGCCGATTCCGCTGAAGAGATCTCCCGGCAGGTCATGCAACAGACTATTCTGCTCTGGCAACAGGCGACGCCTGAACAACTTGAGGTAGTACCATGCAGCGGTGGAACGGCTGGGGTGATAACTCGATAA